The DNA region GCAATGCGGTAGAAAAATTACCAGGGAATCTTTCGAGGAGCATACTGCTTCCCTTTGCTCAAATAAGAGGGTACTGTGTCCACTAAGCTGCGGAACAAGCCTTCCACGGTAAGATATTGTCGgtttaattaagaaatcaaCAGTCAAATGGTTATTTAAGGCCAACAAAATATCCAAAAGTTTCACTAGCCAGCCTCATCCCTGGTCCTATTTGATTATTTTGCAGGCTCCACTTAACACTGCACTTAAGCGAGTGCTCAGAAAGAGCGGTCCGCTGTGAGGTGACTGGCTGCACTGCCATAATAAAGCAGAAGAACATGCCACAGCACTCGACAAATGCAGCCGCCCACCCACAGTGTTCTGCAGGAAGGGGAGGTCCAGCGTCTGCGGGGCCTAATGCATTTCAAGGTGAGACGCtagaattataaaaataatgagaaaagatATCATATgaacatgaactgaacattcggtttcatttcagagagCCAAACCGAGATGGATTTTGGAAGAAAGAGGAGTGTTTCTCCTTCCGATGGAGGGGAGAGAAATGGAATAACGTGAAGGGGTCACACCTATTCAGCACTGAGTACAGGTG from Pocillopora verrucosa isolate sample1 chromosome 1, ASM3666991v2, whole genome shotgun sequence includes:
- the LOC136279431 gene encoding TNF receptor-associated factor 5-like yields the protein MVKPVTLACGHSGCRHCLATLIGIETFPKCPLCKAPIGTDVTLHVNVALDDIIGDFNVKCNKSGCLWKGKFHEHEQHLKTCGKFQTACANDGCGEMVARERMAAHTAQGAKHKLPCQQCGRKITRESFEEHTASLCSNKRVLCPLSCGTSLPRLHLTLHLSECSERAVRCEVTGCTAIIKQKNMPQHSTNAAAHPQCSAGRGGPASAGPNAFQESQTEMDFGRKRSVSPSDGGERNGIT